From a region of the Nerophis lumbriciformis linkage group LG06, RoL_Nlum_v2.1, whole genome shotgun sequence genome:
- the LOC133608937 gene encoding uncharacterized protein yields the protein MDASPVLDYGLQYQWFSDSDFSGVSSTDTLSPVNSMDFSFSPSYQQPPRCDPEATETGYTQTMKPSSRSGSGRKTGRAARTRSKQRESASEKEKLRMRDLTKALHHLRSYLPPSVAPTGQTLTKIKTLRLAIRYISFLSAQLGLSEEVLFQRREQGDTSTSEASSPDILAYFQHGARAVQSSPLQSQNLNQNQNQGLYSPESQAGVLHSGNCSFGLNSAPQREPMLPPGSSSSQMYTNDYCIPLVPRQYWA from the exons ATGGACGCCTCTCCTGTCCTCGACTACGGCCTTCAGTACCAGTGGTTCTCCGACTCGGACTTTTCCGGCGTCTCCTCCACGGACACCCTCTCCCCGGTTAACTCCATGGACTTCAGCTTTTCCCCTTCCTACCAGCAGCCGCCTCGCTGCGACCCAGAGGCGACCGAGACCGGATACACCCAGACTATGAAGCCCTCTTCCCGTTCCGGGTCGGGCCGGAAGACGGGCCGGGCGGCGAGGACCCGCAGCAAGCAGCGGGAGAGCGCCAGCGAGAAGGAGAAGCTGAGGATGAGGGACCTGACCAAGGCTCTTCACCACCTGCGCTCCTACCTGCCGCCCTCGGTGGCCCCCACGGGTCAGACCCTGACCAAGATCAAGACCCTGCGCCTGGCCATCCGCTACATCTCCTTCCTGTCGGCCCAGCTGGGCCTCAGCGAGGAGGTTCTGTTCCAGAGGAGGGAGCAAGGAGACACCTCCACCAGCGAGGCCTCCTCGCCTGACATCCTGGCCTACTTCCAGCATGGAGCCCGTGCGGTCCAATCGAGCCCGCTGCAAAGCCAGAACCTCAACCAGAACCAGAACCAAGGCCTGTACTCCCCTGAGAGTCAGGCTGGAGTGTTGCATTCTGGGAATTGTAGTTTTGGATTGAACAGTGCCCCTCAGAGGGAACCTATGTTGCCTCCGGGATCATCATCTTCTCAG atgTACACCAACGACTACTGCATCCCGCTGGTGCCGAGACAATACTGGGCTTAA